The Opitutus sp. ER46 genome contains the following window.
GGGCCGTTGTGGCGATAGGTGAGCGACGGCATGATCGTCGCGCCCGGCCGGATACGGGCAGTGTTGTTGAGCCGGACCTCGCCCTTGCCGGCGACGCCGTGCGTCGCAGTCGGGCTGAAGTCCTTCACCTGCTGCACGAGGAAGGTCTGGTTGCGGGTGCCGAAGGACTCCTCGAGGCTGGCGAACTGGAGCGACACCGAGATGCGGTCGAACGGCGAGAGCTTGAAGTCCAGCGTGCCGCCGAGCGAGTAGCGCTCCGTCTCCTTGCCGCTGTCGCGGATCACGTACTCCGCCATGTACGGATTGTCCGGCGTGGTGTCCGGCAGGCCGGTGCCGTTGGTGGCATAGCCGGCGCCGAACCACTTGGAGGTGGCGGACGGCTGGGCGGTGTACTGCAGCGAGTAGCCGCCGGAAAGGGTGAAGCCGAAGCGCTTGTTCACGGGCACGATCGAGCTGAAGTCGAAACCGGGGTGCACCTTGCGCGTCGCCTTGAACCGCGGGCCGGGCGTCTTGTGCCAATCCTTCTCGTCGTCCTTCATCATGACGTGGACGCTGTAGGTCGTCACCGGCCGGGAGCGTTCAAACGCGCTGCGGGGAACCATGTTGACGGAGCCCGCGAGCGCGGAGCCGGGAGACTCGGGTGTCGGCGAGTGCAGCACCTCGATGCGCGCGATGCTGTTGATCGAGACCTGGTCGAGTTCCACGGCGCGGCGGGTGCCGGCGCCGGCGCTGCTGGCCAGGTCGAAGCCGCCGATCGTGATCGGCACGTTGTCGGCCGGCACGCCGTTCATCGAGAAACGCCGTGCGTCGCCGCCGGTGTAGTCCGAGACGATGCCGGGGAGGAACTTCATGAACTCGCCCACGCTGCCATCGGTGATGGTGCCGAACTCGTCCGCCGAGACGACGTTCACGATGTTCGGCGCGAAGCGCTGCTCATTGATGGCGATGGCCGCGCCCTCCATCTCCTTGGAGGAGCTGACGACCACCTCCTCCATCTTGATCACCTGGTCCGTGCCGCCCCGGCGGGGGGCGCCGGCGGCGGGCATGAGGATGTCGTGCTCCACCGTCTGGCCGCCGACGATGGTCACGGTCTCCACCTGGGTGCCGAGGCCGGTGTAGAAAACGCGCAGCTGCACCGGGCCGGCCGGGAGGCTGCTGAAGCGATACTGGCCCTCGCGGTCGGAGAGCACCTGTTCCTTGGTGCTCTCGACCGTGAGGAGGGCCTTTTCGATGTATTCACCACGCTGGGTGTCGAGCACCCGGCCGGTGAGGCCGCCGGTGGGCGAGCCGTCCGCGGCGAGGGCGGGAGATTGGGGTCCGAGCGCGAAGGTCAGGAGCGCGCCGAGCAAGGCCAGAGGTTTCTTGCGCATTTTGGTGTTGGTGGTCGGGGGAGAGAAAGCCGTCCCAGGGCGCCGGGCCCGGTGCACGAGCAGTGCGCCGGTGCGCCGGTGCTCCACGACCACGAGCCCGGTTCCGACCAGCATCCGGTCGAGCGCCGCCCGCGGGGTGAAGGTGCCGTGCACCGCCTGGGTCTGTATTCCCGCCATGGATTCAGCGGGAAACAGGATTTCGCGTTCCGCCTGCGCGGCGTAACGCTTGAGCATCTCCGTGGCCTCGCCCGCGGGCAGATCGAACGACCGGGGCGTGGTGTCGGCGGCGAACGCCGTCGCCAGCATCAGCCACCCCAGCAGGGCGAAACCCACCCGCCGTCCCCATCGACTCCACAACAAAACGACGAAAGGATTCGGCAGCATGGCAGTCGGGGGGCAGGGGCAAGGGCATGGCGGAGGTGTGTCGCCTCCCAAGATGCGTGTGCCGCGAATCTCCGTTAAAAAAACTTCATCCGGGGCCGCAAAATCGCGGTCCCCACCCTCGCTCCGCGCCCAGGGCGCGTCATTCCGGCGGCCGCAGCACGATCTCGCTGTCGCTCCGCCGTTCGATGCGGACACCGAAGCCGGCCTCGAGCAGGTGCACGAAGCCTTCGACGTTGTCCGAGCGGATGGCGGCGCTGACGCGGAGCGTGGCGAGCGCAGGGTCCAGGACGAGTTGCACCACGTTGCGGCGGTTGAACTCGTCGACGACCTCGCGCAGCGGCACGGCGGTGAAATCGAGCAGCCGATGCTGCCAGGCCATGACCCGGGCAATCTCCCCGGCCGTCAGTGTGGCCACCTGCGGCGCCGCCGGCGCCGTCAGCGCGACCACCGCGCGCTGCCGCACGTCGAGGGCGACTGGCTCCCGTCGCCCCGGCGCGTTCTCGGCGGCCGTCGGTTGCTCGAGTTGCACGCGGCCGTGCGTCACGAGCACTTCCACCACGGCGGCGTCAACGCGCACGTTGAAGGCGGTACCGACCGCGCGCACCTCGAGTCCCCGGGCCACGACAAAGAACGGCCGGGCCGGGTCTTTTTGCACCGTGAAATGAGCTTCGCCGCGCTCCAGCACCACGCGACGCTCGGTCGCCGTGAACTGGGTGGTGATGGTCGCGTCGCGGTTGAGTTCGACGCGCGAGCCGTCGGGCAGCACGCGCTCCCCCTCGCTGGGCACGATCGGCCGCATCACCGGCTCCGCAGGCGCGGCGGGATTCGCGGCCACGACCCGCGGGGCCGCGGGGTGCGGCGTGGCCACGGGACGCGGCAGCCAAAGGGCGGCCACGATCGCGGCGGCGGCAAGCGTCGCGGCGGCGGGCCAGAAGCGCAGGACGCGGCGGCGCAGCGGCGGCGAAAGCAGGTCGGGATTGGGCTGGGCGCTGTGCTCGGGCCGCCATTGGGCGAGCGCATCGAGCCGCTGCCAGTGCCGGCGGAAACGCGCGATCTGTTGCCCATGCCGCGGATCCTGCGCCAGCCACTCCGAATAAGCGTCCTGCTCCGGCGGGGAGAGCCCGCGGTCGACGCGCAGCACCCACGCCGCCGCCTCATCGGCGATGCGGGCGGCGTCGCGATCGAAGGAAGGTGACTCAGCCATGGCGGGGAGGACGCGCCCTTTCCAGGCGCTCAAAATACTCGGCGATCTTGCGGAGGCCAATCGTGCCCTGCGCCTCGACGGTGTGCTCCGCAATCCCGAGTCGCGCCGCGACCTCCTTCTGCGAGAGGCCGTAGATCTTGCGGAGAGTGATGATCTGCCGGCAACGCGTCGGCAGCGACTGGATGGCTTGGGTCAAGATTTCGAGTTCCTGGGCACGGGCGACGGACTCACTGACGTCCGCGCCATCATCCAAGATACCGTCCGCATCGATTTCCGCTAAACCGCCCTGCCCGGCCACCCGTTCGTGCCGCAGCCGCCCGAGCGCGAGGTTGCGCGCCGTGGCGAAGAGGAAGGCCTTGGGCGAATCCATGGGCGTGGTGGCCCGGGCCGCGAGGACCCGGACGTACGCCTCCTGGATGATGTCGTCGACGTCGGCCCCCGGAAACCGGCTTTTCAGCCAGCTCCGCAGCATCGCCTCATGCGGCTGCAGGAACTGGCAGAACCAGCCGGCTTGTTCGGGGTCTTCCGGCATCGCCTGGTCTCGCGTTCAACGCCGCGGCGTCACGCGGCCTTCGGCTTCTGGAAGAGGGTCACGGCGCTGCAGACCATCGTGAGAACGCAGCAGGCGACCATGGAGATGAACACGCCGCGCCAGCCGAACTTGTCGGCGATCCAGCCCACGCCGGTGCCGGCGATGGCCGAGCCGAAGACGTAGCCGAAGAAGCCGGTGAAGCCGGCCGCGGTGCCGGCGGCCTTCTTGGGCACGAGATCGAGCGCGTGCAGGCCGATGAGCATCACCGGGCCGTAGATCAGGAAACCGATCGCGGTGAGCGCGGCGTAGTCGATCCAGCGCGGACCGTGGAGATTGCCCCAGTAGACCAGCACGCCCACGAGCGTGAGCGCCATGAAGAGGATCGTGGCCGGGGCGCGGCGGCCCTTGAAGACCTTGTCGGAAACCCAGCCGCAGACGATGGTGCCGGGGATCGCGGCGAACTCGAAGAGCAGCCAGCCCACGCTGGAGTCCTTGAACGAGAATCCCTTCTGCGTCTCGAGGTACGTGGGGATCCAGTTCACCACGCCGTAGCGCACGAAGTACACGAAGGCGTTGGCGACCGCGATGGCCCAGAGCGCGCCGTTGTTCAGCACGTGGCCGAAGAAGATCTCCTTGAAGGTGAACGTGCGTTCGTGATCGGCCGAATAGCCCGGCGGATAGTCCTGCCGGTACTCCTCGATCGGCGGCAGCCCGCAGGATTGCGGCGTGTCGCGCATCAGGCCCCACACGAGGAAGGCCACCACGGCGGCGATCAGCGCATTGAAATAGAAGGTCGCGCCCCAGTCGTTGAACCAGGCGACGCCCAGCGTGGCGAACCAGGCGACCAAGCCGCCGCCGACGTTGTGCGCCACGTTCCAGAGCGAGACGGTGAGACCGCGCTCCTTGGTGCTCCACCAGTGCACCATGGTCTTGCCGCACGGAGGCCAGCCCATGCCCTGCACCCAGCCGTTGATAAACTGCAGGATGATGATCAAGGCGAAGGACGCGTAGAGCGCCTTGAACATGCCCGACGCCGCCATGATGACGCAGGACAGCAGCAGGCCCAGCGGCAGGAAATACCGCGGGTTGCTCCGGTCGGAGACCGAACCCATCAGGAACTTCGACAACCCATACGCGAGCGACAGGCCCGTGAGCGCGGTGCCGAGCATCGCCTTGGTGTACTCCGGGTGCTCCTTGAGGATGCTCGGGATCGCCAGGGCGAGGTTGTTGCGGACGAGATAATACGAGGCGTAGCCCAGGAAGATGCCGACGAACACCTGCAGGCGCAGCCGTCGATAAAGCCCGGGCACCTGCGCCGCCGGCACGCGCGGTTGCAGGGGCGCGGGTTGGAGGAGATGCAGGCCAAAGGGAAGCCTCCTGGACGTACTGCCCGACGGCGCCGCAAGGCGGCCGGTCGGCTGGGCGGCGCCCGCCCGGCCCGAGGCCGGGTTGGACGCCGATTTGGATTCGTCGATCATGAAACTGGAATTCCGCTGGTTATGCGCCGGGCGGGCGACCCAAGGAAGCTAATCCTGCCGTGGCCGCCGGAATGTCACCGGCAGCGCCGCCTGCTTTGCACCCCATCAGGTGCCCGGCGCGGGGAGCCGACGCCGTTGGCGGCGGCTCCGGGACGCGTGACGCGAGGCGATGTCAGCCCTTGAGCTGGGCCCGCAGCCAGCCCGGGCGATTCGTCGTGATGCTCTCGGTGCCGAGCTGGACCCAGTGTTTGGCAACCTCCGGGTCGTCGACCGTCCAGACATGCAGCTCGAGGCCGGCGTCCTTAATCTTCTTCACGTCGGCCGGCGTGAGCGGCCAGGTAGACTGGAGATCGAGGCCGGTGAAGCCGGCGGCTTTCGCCTGGGCGATGACCTCGTCAATGGTCGGCTGCGGCTTGGCGGGCTTTTTCGACTTCTTGGCCGGCGCGGAGTCCGGCGCCTTGTAGCCCGCGAGGTACTGCGTCTTGTACTCCGGCAGCTCCTCCCGGACGGCCTTCAGCGCGTCGTAGTTGAAGGAAATGAATGTGATCATCTTCGGCGTCGCGCCGGTCTTCTTGAGACAGCGGGCGATCGCGGGGACGATCTCGGGCCCCACCTTGATCTCGACGAACATCCGCTTCCCGGCCGGGATGAGCGCGATCTGTTCCTCAAACGTCGGGAGCTTCTCGCCCTTGAACTGCGGGCCCTTCCAGGAACCGGCGTCGAGCGCGCGAAGCTCGTCGAGCGTGCTCTGGGCCGGCACCAGCTCCTGTCCGGTCGTCCGCTTCGTGTTCTTGTCGTGCAGGACCACGAGTTGCCCGTCCTTGGTCAGGTAAATGTCGGTCTCGACGACATCGGTCCCCTGCTCCCAGGCGAGGCGGTTGGAGGCGAGGGTGTTTTCGGGCGCGTCGTACGAGGCGCCACGATGGGCAACGATATCGACCGCGCGGCCGGTGGAGGTGAGCGCCAGGCCGGCGAGAACGAGGGGGAGAATGCGCTTGATCATAGGAAAGAGGGGAAGGGACGTGAGTGCGGGAAAAATAAAGGCCGGCGCCGTGGTGGCGCCGGCCTGCCTTGATCGAACCTTAGAACTTCTTGGAAAGCTCCATCGCGATCTGCCGACCACGCGGATTGGCCGCGCTGGTACGGTAGCCGTACTGCTCGTCGGCCAGCGGCGGATCGGTGTCGAAGACGTTGTTGAGGCTAACCTTCATCGTCGTGCCGCTCACCCAGCCGAAGCGCTTGCCTTTGAAGTTATAGGAAACCCAGACGTTGTGCTGGATGTAGGGATCGACGCGGAGGTAGTACTTGACGATGCCGTTGTCGTTGAAGGTGCTGATGTAGCTCGGGCCACCCAGCGCGCGGTACACGGCCTCGGTGGTCGCGGCCGACGTATCAACGAAGGAGCCGAAGTAGCTCGCGAACCAGCCGGCGCCCCACGGGGCCTTGCGCCACGAGAGCGAGGCGTTGGCGCGCCACTTGGCGCGGCCGTTGCGGGAGAGCTCGTCGAGCGGAATCGCGCCCTCTTCGGACTGCGACTTGCGCACGACGTAGTGCGTGGCCTCGCCGTTGAACGTGAAGGTGCCGTACGGGGTCTTCGGGGTGCGGTACTGCACGCCGAACTCGTAGCCCTGGATGTCGCGGCCGCTCAGGTTGATGTAGTCGTCGCGGACGCTGATGATCTTGCCAACCACCGCGCGCTTGGCGGCGTTGGACGTCTGCTTGGCATTGTAGGCGGCAAACAGCGCACGGTCCTCGTCGGTGACGGCGGCACGGGTGACGCGATCGAAGCCCTGGTAGCCGGCGGTGCCGGAACCGAGGTCGATCTGGTCGATGCTCTTGCCGGAGGCGAGGGCCGCCTGCGTTGCGAGGTCGAGGTAGGTCTCGTCGCGGTCGATGGAGGCGCCGGCGCCGAGGTTCTCGATGACCTTGTTCTGGTTGATTTTGAAGTAATCGAAGGTCAGCGACAGGCCGCGGATCTTCGGGACTTCGACGACCACGCCGGAGGACCAGGTCTGCGCCTCTTCCGGCTGCAGGTTCTGGTTACCCATGCGATAGCTGGTGCGCTGCATCGAGCTGTCCTCGGGGAGCGCGGTAACCGGATAGCGGTACGGGTCGTCGGAGCTGAACTGCCGCTTGAGCGGGGAGATGTTCGTCTGGACGAGGTTGGGAGCGCGGAAGGACTCGGCGATCGAGCCACGAACCTTGATCCAGCTCACGGGCTTCCAGATGCCGCTGGCCTTCGGCTTCAGCGTGTCGCCGAAGATCGAGAAATTCTCGTAACGGCCGGCGAGCGAAACTTCGAGCGAGTTGACGAACGGAATGCGATTCGCGGGCGTGATGAACGGCAGCGCCGTCTCGGCGTAGGCCGCGTAGATCGTCTGGTGGGCGCTGATCGGGATGTTCATGCTCAGCGCCAGGAAGTCGTTGTCGTTCTCGCGCAGGTACGGATACGAGGCACCGGAACCCGGGGGGTTCACGCCGGAATACACGGCGCGCTTGTCGGCGTAGTTCTCGTAGCGCACCTCGACGCCGCTCGCGAAACCGATATTGCCGCCGCGGAACAGCTGCCAGAGCTGGCCGTTGATCTTGGCGTCCCACATCAGGAGCGTCGTGCGGCCGAAGCGGTCTTCGTCATCGTACAGGGAGTCCGTCAGCGCCGTCGGATTGGTGTACTTCTGGTCCACCACGACCTGGTTGTTGACGATCTTGAACGTGACGGGGAACGGGTTGAAGGCCGTCGCGTCGGTGCGGGCCAGCGCGTAGCGCAACCGCGACTCACGGACCTGGAAATGCTCGTACTCGTGGGTCTGGGCACCGGAGGCCAGGAGGGCGGTCTCCCACTCCCAGTTGTCCCAGAGCTTGCCGCGGACGCCGCCGAGGGCACGCCAGGCATAGGAGAAGACCTCGGTCACGCGGGGCTTGAAGCCATAGCCCTCATTCTGCCCGGGCGAGACACCGGTCGGCATCGTGACGTCGGCCGGCGTGCCAACAAGGCGCGGGGTGCCATCGGCATTCGGCGCGCCGGTCGGGTGATAGAAGCGGACACCGAACGGGTTGTAGGGATTCTCCTTCGGCAGGTAGATGCCCTGATCATCCGAGTCCTTGAAGTTCACGGGCTCGCGGCCGGTGCGGCTGTAGGCCGAGTAGAACATCAGGTCGCCAAACGCGCTCACGTTCTCAGTGAGGGGGCGGTCGATGAAGGTGGAGAACTGGAAGCGGTCGGTGGCCGGGATCAGCATCTTCCAGCGGTTCCAGTTCGAGTAGGTGGCGTTCTCCGCGCTGTCGATGTTCTTGGAGGGCGCGCTCTGCTTGAAGCTCACACCGCCATCGGCGGTCGGATAAAGGTAGAACATGCCGTCCTTCGCCATGGTGGCGACACCAGCGGGCGGCGTGGTGCTCGTGCTGATGCCGACGTTCTTGTCGGGGCGGGAGCCGATGAAATCCAGGTAGTTGGACTGGATGAAGCCGCGCTGCCACTGGCCCCACTGATTGACGCTGTTGCTGTTGTTGAAGTCGTTGTCGCGCACGGTCGTGCCGGCGGCGTCGACCATCGGCTGACCGGTCCACGGGGCAGGCATGTCGGGCCGGGTGCGCTGGTCGGCATAGCGCGAATACTCCCGCTGCGAGGCGGCCAGGGCATCGCGGTGGTAGTAGTCCGCCGAAACCGAAATGTGGGTCTTGCCCTTCTTAAATCCCTCGTAGGCCGAAACGCCGGTCTCGTTGGCGCCACCATGCTGGGTCATCGAGCCGCGCAGCGTAATGCCGGCACCAACGAAGGAGCGGGAGACATAATTGTTCACGACGCCGGCGGCGGCGTCAGCGCCGTAGACGGCGGAAGCGCCGTCGCGCAGGACCTCGACGCGATCGACGAGCGTGCGGGGCACGACGTTGATGTTGGCGGCGAGGGAGGGAACGCCGTTTTCCGCCATCGAGATCGGGTGCGGAGCCATGCGGCGACCATTGATCAGCACGAGCGTGCTGCCGGAGCCGAGGCCGCGCAGGTCGATCGAGGCGACGTCGCCACGGGCCAGCTGCGGGCCGTTGTTGATCTCCGTGATCCCGGAGATTTCGGCGGCGCCCATGGTCTCAAACAGGTCGGCCATGGTCGTGGCGCCGCGGGCATCGAGTTCCGCCCGGTCGATCACCGAGATCGGCATGGCGGTTTCAGCATCGAGGCGGCGGATATTCGAGCCGGTCACGGTAAACGCTTCCAGCTGGATTGTCGGCTCGGCCTCGTTGGGTGCGGCCGCGGGCTTGGCTGGCTCCGTCGCGGGCGCAGTCTGCGCGGCGACGGGCAAGGCAAGGGTAAGGGCCAGAATCAACCAGCAACGTTGGGGTGTAGTCATACGGATGTGGCGAGTTCGCCCACCCCACTCCGCGGCTAGCCTTTAGGCGAGTAGAAACTTTATGCGCATAAATAATTCCGTGACATGCATGCGACAACCCGGTACCCCCTTTGGGCGCCCGACTCATGCCGAAGAAAGTCATCTACCCCGACGAAATCCTGCGGATGGCCGCGACGCTCTACCACATCGACGGCCTGGGCCAGCAGGAAGTCGCGGCTCTCGTCCACGTCTCGCAGACCAAGGTGTCGCGCCTGCTCGCCATTGCCCAGGAGCGCGGGATCGTGAAGGTATCGGTCGAGCAGTACAACGCCCGCGACGCCCGGCTCGAGGCCGACCTCAAGCAGCGCTTCGGCCTGCTCGACGCCGCCGTGATCAAGACCGCCAAGCCGGTCACCGCCGAGGCCGCCCGCCAGACCGTCGGCCATTTCGGCGCCCCCTTCGTCGCCTCCCTCCTGCCCAGCCCCGGCGTCCTCGCGCTCGGTGGAGGCCGCAGCATCTTCGAGGTCGTGAACCGCCTCCGGCGCTCCGACCAGCACCGGCTCACCGTCGTGCAGGCCATGGGGAGCATCGACTCCAACATTTCCTCCGTCGACGCCCTCGAACTCGGCCGCACCATCGTCAAGCTCTGGGGCGGCGAGTTTCTCACCCTCAGCACACCCGCGTTCGCGCCGGACAAGAAGACCCGCGACGCCTTCCTGGCCTCCGCCCAGATCCGCTCGGTCTGGCAGCGGCTCAAGAAGGCCGACGCCGCCCTCGTGGGCGTGGGCCCGCTCGAGCAGACAATCTACGTCGAGCGCGGCGTCCTCAACTCCACCGACGCCGACCAGCTGCGCGCCGCCGGCGCCGTGGGCGAGATTTGCGGCCGGTTCTTCGATCGCAACGGCCGCGAGTGCAACTCCCCCTGGCGCACCCGCGCCCTCAGCGTCGAGCTCGACTGCCTCCGCAAGGTTCCCCAAGTCGTCGGCGTCGCCGCTGGCCCGGAACGCGCCCCCGCCGTTGCCGCCGCCATGCGCGGCGGCCTGCTCAAGGCGCTCCTGATCGACGACAGCGGCGCACGCGCCCTGCTTGCGATGTAGGTGCGGCGGCGGGGCCACCGCATTCCGCGCCCCAGGTCAGCGCCGCTCGACCGGCTTCACGGCCGGTTTCCCGTCCGCCTTTCCGTCGGCCTTCGGCTCCACCGGCGGCGTAAACGTCCCGCTCTCCGCTGCGGTGACGAATCCCTCCGTCACGGTCTTCAGCTCCTCCCACCGGCGGCGGATGTTCCTCGCCTCCTCCTTCGTGATCACGTTGTCCGACGACGACACCGCGATCGTCGCCAGCATGTCCGCGAACTCCTGCACAATGTCGTTGGTGATTGGGATCAGGGGGCGCGTCGGGGGCAGCAAATGCGGATTCCGAATGAAGAAGCCCCCCGCCTGCTCGCAAACCCACTGCGCCAGCTGCGGATCCCGCGTGATGCGAATCATCTGCCCCACCCGCTCCAGCGGGCTGCTCGCGCCACTCTCCCCGTCCGGCGGCTCCGCCCACTTGTAGATGAGCGAGAGCGACAGACCCATGTCCGCGGCAATCTGCTTCGCGCTGGTTTTCTTGAGGACCTCCTTCATCACCTCGTGGGAGTGCATGGCAGTTCCACGCTGCGGGACGCCCCGACCGATGGCAATCTTCCCGGCGGCCCCTCCACCCGCGCGTAGGCTCCGGCACCGTCAAACAGTCCGAAAACGTCTCCGGTCCTGCTGCCCGCGCCGGTCTGCGCCGCCCGCGGCCGCACTCCGCCCTCCGCCGTGCTGCGGCCGCAACCCCCGGGCAGGGAACATCCCCGCGCCCCTCCCCCGGGCCCCCAATCCCGCCTTTTCCCGCGCATTTCCCTGGTTCCACCCCCGCCCGCCCCGCCGGTTTTTTTGCGTGCCACCCCCGGTTGCGCTGTGGCTTACTGGGCGGACTTTTTCTTTGTCATGAATATCCACGAATACCAGGCCAAGGCGCTCTTCGCGAAATTTGGCGTGCCCGTTCCGAGCGGCGCGCCAGCCAAGACGCCGGAGGAGTTCGTCACCGCCCTCGCGCAGCTTCCCGAGGGTGTCACCGTCGTCAAATCCCAGATTCACGCGGGTGGACGCGGCAAAGGCACGTTCACCGACGGCCTCAAGGGCGGCGTCAAGGTCTGCAAGAGCAAGGCCGAGGCCCGCGAGGCCGCCGCCAAGATGCTCGGCAACACTCTCGTCACGCTCCAGACCGGCCCCGCCGGCCGCAAGGTGCAGACGATTTACTTCGAGGTCGGTAGCCAGATCAAAAAGGAGTACTACCTCGCCATCCTCCTCGACCGCGCCACCTCGCGCCCCGTGATCGTCGCCTCCACCGAGGGCGGCATGGAGATCGAGAAGGTCGCCCACGACACCCCGGAAAAGATCCACAAGGTCTTCATCGACCCGGCCTACGGCCTCGCCGAGTTCCAGATCCGCGAACTCATCTTCAAGCTCGGCCTCACCCCCGCCGAGGGCAAAAACGCCACCAAGCTCATCCGCTCCCTCTTCCGCTGCTTCTGGGAGTCCGACGCCTCCATGGTCGAGATCAACCCCCTCATCACCACCACCGCCGGTGAGGTCCTCGCCCTCGACGCCAAGGTCGGCTTCGACGACAACGCCCTCTTCCGCCACCCCGAGATCGTCGAACTCCGCGACCTCAACGAGGAAGATTCAAAGGAGGTCGAGGCCTCCAAGCACGAACTCAACTACATCGCGCTCGACGGCAACATCGCCTGCCTCGTCAACGGCGCCGGCCTCGCCATGAGCACGATGGACATCATCAAGCACTTCGGCGGCACCCCGGCCAACTTCCTCGACGTCGGCGGCGGCGCCTCCCGCGAGCAGGTCGTCGCGGCCTTCAAGATCATCCTCGGCGACAAGAACGTGAAGGGAATCCTCGTGAACATCTTCGGCGGCATCATGGACTGCAACGTGAT
Protein-coding sequences here:
- a CDS encoding TonB-dependent receptor — its product is MLPNPFVVLLWSRWGRRVGFALLGWLMLATAFAADTTPRSFDLPAGEATEMLKRYAAQAEREILFPAESMAGIQTQAVHGTFTPRAALDRMLVGTGLVVVEHRRTGALLVHRARRPGTAFSPPTTNTKMRKKPLALLGALLTFALGPQSPALAADGSPTGGLTGRVLDTQRGEYIEKALLTVESTKEQVLSDREGQYRFSSLPAGPVQLRVFYTGLGTQVETVTIVGGQTVEHDILMPAAGAPRRGGTDQVIKMEEVVVSSSKEMEGAAIAINEQRFAPNIVNVVSADEFGTITDGSVGEFMKFLPGIVSDYTGGDARRFSMNGVPADNVPITIGGFDLASSAGAGTRRAVELDQVSINSIARIEVLHSPTPESPGSALAGSVNMVPRSAFERSRPVTTYSVHVMMKDDEKDWHKTPGPRFKATRKVHPGFDFSSIVPVNKRFGFTLSGGYSLQYTAQPSATSKWFGAGYATNGTGLPDTTPDNPYMAEYVIRDSGKETERYSLGGTLDFKLSPFDRISVSLQFASLEESFGTRNQTFLVQQVKDFSPTATHGVAGKGEVRLNNTARIRPGATIMPSLTYRHNGPIWVSEVGLGYSRSRTQYQDVDVGAFNATQARRTGVTVSFDDINYLRPGTITVTDAAGAPVDPFQLSSYALGTSSGTMAKVYDERRTAFANLRRDLDVRGVPVAIKTGVDVRHMARDLQSTNPTFQFVGADGKASTTPVGSDDNASIVRDDLFSQRVPRFGFPRIEWESGEKLWELYQTHPEYFVYNESAAYIAEVQGSKRVEEMVSSAYFRGDVAFFNRRLKLVGGVRAEQTNIKAEGPLNDKTRNYQRDASGHVLYDSTGKPLLIVPTSDALGVAKLTRVHRGTRASKEYLRWFPSLNASYNLRENLILRGAYYTSIGRPNLNQYASGITLPDPDSPPSTSNRFSTENVGIKAWTAQTYKVRLEYYFERVGQVSIGAFRREFDNFFGSTVFPVTPEFLTLYGLDPAVYEGYDVSTKYNLQETVRMTGLEFDYKQALTFLPNWARGVQVFANASAQRVVGTENVASNFSGFIPRYGSWGISLTRPKYNVRVNWNYRGAHRRGQVTGRGLEAGTYEYGSKRLYIDVGAEYYFHKRLGVFLAMRNLGDAPEDSKKYGPNTPKWARFEQREMYGSLWSFGLKGRF
- a CDS encoding FecR domain-containing protein, which translates into the protein MAESPSFDRDAARIADEAAAWVLRVDRGLSPPEQDAYSEWLAQDPRHGQQIARFRRHWQRLDALAQWRPEHSAQPNPDLLSPPLRRRVLRFWPAAATLAAAAIVAALWLPRPVATPHPAAPRVVAANPAAPAEPVMRPIVPSEGERVLPDGSRVELNRDATITTQFTATERRVVLERGEAHFTVQKDPARPFFVVARGLEVRAVGTAFNVRVDAAVVEVLVTHGRVQLEQPTAAENAPGRREPVALDVRQRAVVALTAPAAPQVATLTAGEIARVMAWQHRLLDFTAVPLREVVDEFNRRNVVQLVLDPALATLRVSAAIRSDNVEGFVHLLEAGFGVRIERRSDSEIVLRPPE
- a CDS encoding glycerophosphodiester phosphodiesterase, which produces MIKRILPLVLAGLALTSTGRAVDIVAHRGASYDAPENTLASNRLAWEQGTDVVETDIYLTKDGQLVVLHDKNTKRTTGQELVPAQSTLDELRALDAGSWKGPQFKGEKLPTFEEQIALIPAGKRMFVEIKVGPEIVPAIARCLKKTGATPKMITFISFNYDALKAVREELPEYKTQYLAGYKAPDSAPAKKSKKPAKPQPTIDEVIAQAKAAGFTGLDLQSTWPLTPADVKKIKDAGLELHVWTVDDPEVAKHWVQLGTESITTNRPGWLRAQLKG
- the pgtP gene encoding phosphoglycerate transporter protein PgtP, with amino-acid sequence MIDESKSASNPASGRAGAAQPTGRLAAPSGSTSRRLPFGLHLLQPAPLQPRVPAAQVPGLYRRLRLQVFVGIFLGYASYYLVRNNLALAIPSILKEHPEYTKAMLGTALTGLSLAYGLSKFLMGSVSDRSNPRYFLPLGLLLSCVIMAASGMFKALYASFALIIILQFINGWVQGMGWPPCGKTMVHWWSTKERGLTVSLWNVAHNVGGGLVAWFATLGVAWFNDWGATFYFNALIAAVVAFLVWGLMRDTPQSCGLPPIEEYRQDYPPGYSADHERTFTFKEIFFGHVLNNGALWAIAVANAFVYFVRYGVVNWIPTYLETQKGFSFKDSSVGWLLFEFAAIPGTIVCGWVSDKVFKGRRAPATILFMALTLVGVLVYWGNLHGPRWIDYAALTAIGFLIYGPVMLIGLHALDLVPKKAAGTAAGFTGFFGYVFGSAIAGTGVGWIADKFGWRGVFISMVACCVLTMVCSAVTLFQKPKAA
- a CDS encoding sigma-70 family RNA polymerase sigma factor encodes the protein MPEDPEQAGWFCQFLQPHEAMLRSWLKSRFPGADVDDIIQEAYVRVLAARATTPMDSPKAFLFATARNLALGRLRHERVAGQGGLAEIDADGILDDGADVSESVARAQELEILTQAIQSLPTRCRQIITLRKIYGLSQKEVAARLGIAEHTVEAQGTIGLRKIAEYFERLERARPPRHG